The Tripterygium wilfordii isolate XIE 37 chromosome 17, ASM1340144v1, whole genome shotgun sequence genome has a window encoding:
- the LOC119982418 gene encoding uncharacterized protein LOC119982418 — translation MKSDTPLDYAEFQLSPKRARCELFVSSHGNTEKLASGLIKPFVTHLEVAEDQVVHSLQSIRLEVERLKNAETWFTKGTLERFVRFVSTPEVLEMVNKFDAEMSQLEAARKIYSQGTDDQTFGTLGGDVSRTMAEADATKKELLRAIDVRLASVGQDLTAACARAAAAGFKPGAVLDLKLFADEFGAHRLNEACTKFMSLCQRRPELVGPWKPGVDDQVVRASWGSDMSIDEPTEDLNVSYHPRTQQSPPQNRHQRQISQDQEQQPNSTETQHHQDQSKPIICQPQSSSTQQQRTQSEKSRREKKEEPATDSLPSQSSQPARRLSVQDRISLFENKQKESSGSGGKPLSVGKSTELRRLSSDVSSSFGGVEKAVLRRWSAASDMSIDLGNDKKENSSNTDSLMCMTASSVPQTQSTSVISSLNDDKKDQRELNNSAGSVKSGYGLKDQGDLLMQIGGVLGNKEDVGLEDKANWKDQVGSQTQFRAFKGRAENVGVVDQGVREEKPKGSWGREESNGGLMDQVETEGFDNQAGFQSQIGSVPGRIGNVAFDGEPTNRLKDAENRAQPVGQSQYRGLQSHIRSRSGHLEGGIGVIDKESQHNETERDLLTSQPQWRSFTRETKALIKKDMDSLAREAVITEDSRVQRMNFQKPVSVEAEHSKKLQGKRDVDCFVRGNTPVSAGGKFSENKESHVTICSPSLEQAERVRQPKGNQELNDELKMKANELEKLFAEHKLRVPVDNSTASRRSKPADAQIEHAAGAHYRRSAEAAKVSPAHLSERNALIEPITSSNGMEKFSTPPAIKMVEYQDYSDTLRQDFSELSFSDDSRGKFYEKYMQKRDAKLRDEWSFQRAKKEARMKAMQDSLERSRTEMKTKFSGCADRQDSDSNAFRRAEKLRSFNIWSSMSREQPPVDTNHSGVDEDPAEYSDHKIVGQARSFSRTTLGDGASTNSQNKKHLPGRTLSITTPRITAAPIPRPSGKTSNSNSARRRAQAENSLAQSVPNFSDFRKENTKPSPGISKITTRSQLRTYARSKSTCEEVPLVKEEKPRRSQSLRKSSVGQVEFKDLPSLNPDGVVLSPLKFDKEQTELNVFDKLTRNVEPKPFLRKSNGVGSVAGASTAKQKTSVESETLEDEDELDESPFEVADSLDMEKGEEEEDETIAGEDCADTENGKPRLSEDSERLGISESENDDSRRPPPHVDPASVVELPVAVPSPLHAAGSLHESPAESPASWNSRAHHPFTYPHETSDFDASVDSPIGSPASWNSHLLTQTEADVARMRKKWGSAQKPFLVANSSHNQSRKDVTKGFKRLLKFGRKNRGTESLVDWISVTTSEGDDDMEDGRDPANRSSEDLRKSRMAFSQGHQADDGFNESDLFNEHVQSLNSSSIPIPPANFKLREGHMSGSSIKVPRSFFSLSSFRSKGSESKPR, via the exons ATGAAATCCGACACGCCTCTTGATTATGCCGAGTTCCAACTATCCCCAAAGCGTGCACG ATGTGAATTATTTGTTTCAAGCCATGGAAACACAGAGAAGCTTGCTTCGGGATTGATAAAGCCGTTTGTGACTCACTTAGAGGTTGCAGAAGATCAGGTTGTGCACTCGCTTCAATCAATCAGGCTTGAAGTTGAAAGACTTAAAAATGCGGAGACTTGGTTTACGAAAGGAACACTTGAGAG ATTTGTGCGGTTTGTTAGTACCCCAGAAGTTCTGGAAATGGTCAATAAATTTGATGCAGAGATGTCTCAGTTGGAAGCAGCCCGGAAAATATACTCTCAG GGGACTGATGATCAGACTTTTGGCACTTTAG gtGGGGATGTATCAAGAACCATGGCAGAAGCTGATGCAACGAA GAAGGAGCTTTTGAGGGCTATTGATGTACGCCTTGCTTCAGTCGGGCAAGACTTAACTGCTGCTTGCGCTCGAGCAGCAGCTGCGGGTTTCAAACCTGGTGCAGTCTTAGATCTCAAACTCTTCGCAGACGAGTTTGGCGCCCATCGCTTAAA TGAAGCCTGCACCAAATTTATGTCACTGTGCCAAAGAAGACCAGAATTGGTTGGGCCATGGAAGCCAGGTGTTGACGATCAAGTGGTTCGAGCATCCTGGGGATCTGACATGTCAATTGATGAGCCCACAGAAGACCTAAACGTGTCCTACCATCCCAGGACCCAGCAATCCCCACCTCAAAATAGACATCAACGACAAATAAGCCAAGACCAAGAGCAACAACCAAATTCAACAGAAACCCAGCACCACCAAGACCAATCAAAACCCATCATTTGTCAACCACAATCATCTTCTACCCAACAACAACGTACCCAGAGCGAGAAAAGCcgtagagagaaaaaagaagagccTGCAACCGATTCCCTACCTAGTCAGTCGAGTCAACCAGCGAGGCGACTCAGTGTCCAAGATAGGATCAGCCTGTTTGAGAACAAGCAGAAGGAGAGCTCAGGCTCTGGTGGAAAGCCCCTCAGCGTGGGGAAATCTACAGAGCTAAGGAGGCTCTCTTCTGATGTGTCATCCTCATTTGGAGGTGTTGAGAAGGCTGTGTTGAGGCGATGGAGTGCTGCTAGTGACATGAGCATTGATTTGGGCAATGACAAGAAGGAGAATAGCAGTAATACTGATAGCCTCATGTGCATGACAGCCTCTTCTGTTCCCCAAACACAAAGTACAAGTGTGATTTCAAGTTTGAATGATGATAAAAAGGACCAAAGGGAGTTGAATAATTCTGCTGGTTCGGTTAAAAGTGGTTATGGGTTAAAGGATCAAGGAGACTTGCTGATGCAAATTGGTGGGGTTTTAGGGAACAAGGAGGATGTTGGGTTGGAGGATAAAGCAAATTGGAAAGACCAAGTGGGGTCTCAGACCCAATTCAGGGCATTTAAAGGGAGGGCGGAGAATGTTGGTGTGGTTGATCAGGGGGTAAGGGAGGAGAAGCCAAAGGGTTCTTGGGGTAGGGAAGAGAGCAATGGTGGTCTTATGGATCAGGTGGAAACTGAAGGGTTCGATAACCAGGCTGGTTTCCAATCCCAGATTGGTAGTGTTCCTGGCAGGATTGGAAATGTGGCATTTGATGGTGAACCTACAAATAGATTGAAGGATGCTGAGAATAGGGCTCAGCCTGTAGGTCAATCACAGTATAGGGGATTGCAAAGTCACATCCGATCTCGTTCAGGGCATCTTGAAGGCGGTATAGGAGTCATAGATAAAGAATCTCAACACAATGAGACAGAGAGGGATCTGTTAACTTCTCAGCCACAATGGAGATCATTTACTAGAGAAACCAAAGCATTGATTAAGAAAGACATGGACAGCTTAGCTAGGGAAGCAGTGATAACAGAAGATTCTAGAGTTCAGAGGATGAACTTCCAGAAACCAGTGTCAGTTGAGGCTGAACATAGTAAGAAGTTGCAAGGCAAGCGGGATGTGGATTGCTTTGTCCGTGGAAACACGCCAGTGTCCGCTGGTGGAAAGTTTTCTGAGAATAAAGAGTCCCATGTGACAATCTGCTCACCTTCATTGGAGCAAGCGGAAAGGGTTAGGCAGCCTAAGGGAAATCAGGAGCTTAATGACGAGCTGAAAATGAAGGCGAATGAGCTTGAAAAGCTTTTTGCAGAGCACAAGCTTCGGGTTCCTGTAGATAATTCCACTGCTTCAAGAAGAAGCAAGCCTGCTGATGCGCAGATTGAACATGCTGCTGGTGCCCACTACAGAAGATCAGCAGAAGCAGCGAAGGTATCTCCTGCACATTTGTCTGAAAGGAATGCGCTGATTGAGCCAATAACTAGTTCAAATGGTATGGAAAAATTCAGTACTCCTCCTGCAATAAAAATGGTAGAATACCAGGACTACAGTGATACTTTGAGGCAGGATTTCTCTGAGCTTAGTTTTTCAGATGACTCTAGAGGAAAATTCTATGAAAAGTATATGCAGAAAAGAGATGCAAAACTTAGGGACGAATGGAGTTTTCAAAGGGCAAAGAAGGAGGCCAGGATGAAGGCTATGCAAGATAGCCTTGAAAGAAGTAGGACTGAGATGAAAACCAAATTTTCTGGGTGTGCAGACAGACAAGATTCAGATTCTAATGCTTTTCGACGTGCAGAGAAACTTAGATCATTCAATATCTGGTCAAGTATGAGTAGGGAGCAG CCTCCAGTGGATACGAATCACAGTGGAGTCGATGAAGATCCTGCTGAATATTCAGACCATAAAATTGTTGGGCAGGCTAGATCATTCAGCAGGACAACTTTGGGGGATGGTGCTTCCACAAACTCCCAAAATAAGAAACATCTCCCTGGTAGAACTCTGTCTATAACCACCCCTCGGATCACAGCAGCTCCAATTCCACGGCCATCAGGCAAAACCTCCAACTCCAATTCGGCGAGGCGAAGAGCACAAGCAGAAAATTCTCTTGCACAGTCAGTTCCCAACTTCTCTGATTTcaggaaagaaaacacaaagccCTCACCTGGAATTAGCAAAATAACCACCCGCTCACAGCTGAGGACCTATGCCCGCAGCAAGAGTACATGTGAAGAGGTACCTCTTGTAAAGGAAGAGAAACCTCGTCGGTCCCAATCCTTGAGAAAGAGCTCTGTAGGTCAGGTAGAGTTCAAAGATTTGCCCTCCTTAAACCCTGATGGTGTTGTTTTATCACCTCTAAAGTTTGATAAAGAGCAGACTGAGCTGAATGTATTTGATAAACTTACAAGAAATGTGGAGCCAAAGCCTTTCCTTAGGAAGAGTAATGGTGTAGGTTCTGTTGCTGGTGCTAGTACTGCCAAGCAGAAGACTTCAGTCGAATCTGAAActttagaagatgaagatgaacttGATGAATCACCCTTTGAAGTAGCTGATTCATTGGATATGGAGAAaggggaagaagaggaggatgaaACAATAGCAGGGGAGGATTGTGCTGATACAGAAAATGGAAAACCAAGACTGAGTGAGGATTCGGAGAGACTGGGTATCTCTGAATCAGAAAATGATGATTCCAGAAGACCTCCTCCCCATGTTGACCCTGCATCTGTTGTTGAGTTGCCTGTCGCTGTGCCATCACCATTGCATGCTGCAGGGTCTCTGCATGAATCACCAGCGGAAAGCCCTGCGTCATGGAACTCACGCGCACATCATCCATTTACATATCCACATGAGACTTCAGATTTTGATGCTTCCGTGGACTCTCCAATTGGCAGCCCTGCATCATGGAATTCTCACTTGCTTACCCAGACGGAGGCAGATGTAGCCCGAATGAGGAAGAAATGGGGAAGTGCCCAAAAACCTTTTCTTGTTGCTAATTCATCCCATAATCAATCTCGCAAGGATGTCACAAAAGGATTTAAGCGACTATTAAAGTTTGGGAGGAAAAATCGTGGTACAGAGAGCTTGGTTGATTGGATATCCGTTACAACTTCTGAAGGAGATGATGACATGGAAGATGGCCGAGATCCTGCAAATCGATCATCAGAGGATTTAAGGAAGTCTAGAATGGCATTCTCCCAGGGTCATCAGGCTGATGATGGATTTAATGAGAGCGACTTGTTCAATGAACATG TTCAATCCTTAAATAGCTCCTCCATACCCATCCCCCCAGCGAACTTCAAATTGAGGGAGGGGCATATGTCAGGAAGCTCGATTAAAG